A genomic window from Centroberyx gerrardi isolate f3 chromosome 14, fCenGer3.hap1.cur.20231027, whole genome shotgun sequence includes:
- the lrtm1 gene encoding leucine-rich repeat and transmembrane domain-containing protein 1: MRVVLVCVLLSLLLSPSHTCPKECACNSNTKVVDCRGRGLYDIPRRLHPDTQELYLQDNRIRGLGSMAFRDVPLVRILDLSNNSITSISPSALLGLRTLQRLSLASNGLRELDKRLLGPIRSLSHLDLSHNSLWGLPGAMGDSLRNLSHLGLAHNRLTRLDRSLLEALSRLDSLTLRGNPWRCDCQLIGLKLWLETYLFKGGVVDEVLCSQPEEMRDRDLQKVPYQLFHACMTTSYNYLFANIHHLESERLLRGHTHGNHAHPSSHALHIPMAMGEGFGGGGGGGAVGGGGGGGGGAGSLPECEPKQRPRPVNLRHAIATVIITGVVCGIVCLMMLAAAVYGCAYAAIMAKYQRELKKTEELAAAQGADHTTADEKEPLENAIA, from the exons ATGAGAG TGGTATTGGTGTgtgtcctcctctccctcctcctctctccgtccCACACCTGCCCAAAGGAGTGTGCCTGCAACAGCAACACCAAAGTGGTGGACTGTCGAGGGCGGGGCCTGTATGACATCCCCCGACGACTGCACCCAGACACCCAAGAACTCTATCTCCAAGACAACCGTATCCGAGGACTGGGGTCCATGGCTTTCCGGGATGTACCCCTTGTCCGCATTCTTGATCTATCGAATAACTCTATAACATCCATTTCACCGTCCGCTCTGCTGGGTCTGAGGACTCTACAACGCCTCAGCCTGGCCAGTAACGGCCTGAGAGAGCTTGACAAGCGGCTGCTTGGACCTATCCGCTCGCTCTCGCACCTTGACCTCTCACACAACAG CCTGTGGGGCTTGCCTGGAGCAATGGGGGACAGCCTGAGGAACCTAAGCCACCTGGGTCTAGCCCACAACAGGCTAACGCGACTGGACCGCTCCCTGTTGGAGGCCCTGAGCCGCCTGGACAGCCTCACACTACGAGGCAACCCCTGGAGATGTGACTGCCAGCTCATAGGCCTCAAACTCTGGCTGGAGACCTATCTCTTCAAAG GTGGGGTGGTGGACGAGGTGCTGTGCTCCCAGCCGGAGGAGATGAGGGACAGAGACCTCCAGAAAGTCCCCTACCAGCTCTTCCACGCCTGTATGACCACGAGCTACAATTACCTGTTCGCCAACATACACCACCTGGAGTCTGAGAGGCTACTCCGAGGCCACACCCATGGGAACCACGCCCATCCTTCTAGCCACGCCCTCCATATCCCCATGGCGATGGGGGAGGGGttcggcggtggaggtggaggaggagcggtaggagggggaggaggaggaggagggggagcagggAGTCTACCGGAGTGTGAACCAAAGCAGAGGCCGCGGCCCGTCAACCTGCGCCACGCCATCGCCACGGTGATCATCACCGGCGTAGTGTGCGGGATCGTTTGTCTGATGATGCTGGCGGCGGCGGTGTACGGCTGCGCCTACGCCGCCATCATGGCCAAGTACCAGCGGGAGCTGAAGAAGACCGAGGAGCTGGCAGCAGCGCAGGGGGCGGATCACACCACGGCGGACGAGAAGGAACCGCTGGAGAACGCTATCGCCTAG